Below is a genomic region from Lampris incognitus isolate fLamInc1 chromosome 2, fLamInc1.hap2, whole genome shotgun sequence.
GCAATCTAGGCAAGTTGAAAACCAACTGTGAAGTATTGCTCTTGATTTTTATAAGCATTTTGCTTGAACAAGCTGGTAGACCAGTGAGAAGCACATTGCAATAATCTAAGAGATGGCCTGGGCCTGGGCCAAGAACTGTGTAGCAAGCTAAATGTCACTGGTGTCCTTAGAACTACTGAGCCTAATGGGCATGAGGGACAGTGGTTAAACAAAACGTGCAACATTTCACTAAAAATGGGCAACTTTCATTAATTAAAATGtaaaatccaccaacaaacttaCAAGGCAGAGAACAGAAACAATCTGCATCAAGCCTCGCTCCACATTCATGGGCAGTTCACTGTTGCTGGACTCAACATTTACTGCGCAAAATTAACAATTCCTAGTGTAAACAACTCTGAACAAGAGTATGACCCCCATATCCTATAGGCTGTTACAGCACTAACACAGTCTTCCTCCTTGTCTAAAGAGAAGTAACATTATTATGCCATCACAGAAAAACATCTTGGCTATTTTTTGTTACAGGAGAGATGACCGTTCATAAATCTAGACAAAGCTGATGGAAAAGATACTAAGGGTGTCATTCCCTTAAGGCAATGGTGCAACACCTAAATGTTAATTCAGTGGCATTTCCCTTAAATTACAATGGGCCCTCTAAGGGCTGGGCAATATCCATATCGTGATAGACTAGATATCATCTTGGATTCTAGACATCGTAATATGGCagaagtgttgtcttttcctggttttagaTGCTGCATGACAATAAACTGATGTGATTTTCTGAGCTTACCAGACTGTTCTAGATGTTCAAGTATTTTCCTTTACCCACTTAGACATTATATAGGCATTATTGACGATTATTTATGGAACATTTGAttttgtaaatgttttgtgaaagcaccaatagtcctCCCCACAATAATCAATGCAGGCCCAAAAATATCATGACATTTGATTTTGTTCAAATCGCCCTGCCCTAGGCCCGCTATCGAGTGCAGGCTTTTTGGGCTTCCACTCAAATGAGGTCTTggtcattttttttttcagaatcttTACCAGACTTGACCCAAATGTTCAGGAAAAGTTAGATCTTTATCTGCAGAGAGCTTGCTGtttagaaagagaaaaagagatgcATTAATATCAACAGTACAGACAAAGAGTAGATGCTTTAAACTGAAAGTATAATGAAAATGGGATTTATTCGTCAACTTTCCAAACCAATGTTACTCAAACATTATTTAGATCAAAATTATACTGTATAAACACAACATTATTTTACAAGCTTTCCTTAACAAAACTGATGATTTCACATCTTCAACAAAGGTCATTTTGGGAGCTGATGAAGTTATAACATTCCAAAATGTCTATATGCATTATCATGAGACCATTAGGCCTCACACATAAATGCCTCAAGTAGTGGAGCAGTTTTAAATCCCAAATGTATGCTGCGTGAGCCATCCAACTGCGAGCTAAGGATGTGGTGGAGTACTGGTCACTTACACCATTTGTTACCGATACTACCTTTAAAAAAATACCAGGCCACGTTGGCAGCAGCGTGTCCAGCCTCTTCAACTTCCAACAGGTGAATCCACTTAAGCATAAAGAAAAACAGGTGGCGCTATATGAAATTATTCTTCTGTACAATGGTGCTGGTTCACAAAGAGAAAAATTAAACTCAAAAACGATAGTAAGGTCTTGAAGAAGACTTTTCGCTGTATCACTTCCTGAGAACTCGTTTTTGACAGCCAATTTGGACTCGCCAACAAACCGCTCTTTGTGAACCTTCACCTTTATTGTGttactgtgttgctgtaaagccccttgaggcaaattcgtaatattgggctatacaaataaaactgacttgactttatcATAACTTGCGATTCCATTTGGTTACTTTGAGTTAATTCTTATTTACAAAATAATTACAACTTGAAAAAACacttgacaaaaaagaaaaagaaaaaagaaataatcaTTCAAGTACTAATCTTCTGCTTTCAgagagctaaaaaaaacaaaaaaacccaaagtgAACAAAAAAGGTCATCAAAACATGCCCTCAGGCCTTTGAGAAAAAGCATAACAAGCATCCTTTCTTGTCTGATCCTTACCATGGAGTCAAGCAGGTAAAGATGTTCTGAAAGCCACTCAGCCCGCATGGTAGATCAACCATGACCTAGAAGAAAACTGTCAACAAGGTTTAGCAGTAACATGTACTTCAATTATTGGCTTTGTCACTTTACAACACATGCACATTCTTGCAGATTTTTTTTGTAGGTAATCATAACTAATTCAACAGTGTTCATCAATCCCCTTGAAGTTCATTAAACTGAGGCTTATCAAGTTCGGTCTCAAtatctgaaaacagagagaagtaCTTGACCCTACATTTTGAGTGACGAGCTTGCACTCTCTGCACACTTAGTGCAGAACTCCACAGAGACGTGGTTCTTGTCCACGTGCAGGCACACTCCAGCAGATGTCTCTTTCTCCTCCACTTTCACACGTTTCCTGGGTAAGGCATAGTCATGGTCATAGTCATTTGAGTTGGGCCCCTGTAAAAGTGAGGAAGATAATTTCATCCCATTCACACCGCTCAACCTGGACAAGAGCTGGGCTAACATGCTCTCGTTGGCCAACACGGCCCTTAGATACCTGGTCTCATCCTCTAATTCTTCCACTCTCTTGGTCAATTGTGAGTTTTCCTGTTTGAGCATGTGATTTTCCGTTGACAGAAACCCCACTTGCTTCTCCAAACCATTGATATACTCTTTCTTCTTGAGACGGTTCAATCTGGCAGCAATGGCATTTTTATTAATTATGTGGCCAGACGGGCTGTGTCTTCTCTTAGTCTTTGAATCAGAAGAAACTCTCTCAGGAGACGGGGTCTTGGACGCTATACTAGAATCGCGATCCTTGCTGCTGTACATACCCAATCCCATATCAAAGAACGGCGAGTCTGTATCCCTTTCAAAAGTCCATTTGAAGTCTTCAATTCCAAACAAGTCATCCAGTTCAGAGTTGGCATCCTCCGTTGGCAACCACTCAGATGGACTCTGTAAACTTTCTACCGTCTCTATGGCATCTGTAAGTTCACCGTCGAGGTGCTGAACAACGTTGTTTAGAGTAAGGCCTTTTCTTCTGGTGATCATTCTGACTTATAGATGGTGACACAGATGCTGCACACAATGTTTTATGTTGGCTTGCACCTGTAAAACGAAAGAAGAACAACAGCTGATAAACAGGCAGTCTCCAGATGTTCTAGTTTCACTATTAACACTTTTGTCGCCGGcacattaaagttgttaaaacaaACATGCCAAAAACAAAAAGTAGACATTTTCTAAAATGTGTACATAGATAACTGCGTTTAGAATAAACATAATTCGTAAAAAAACAAAGTAGCTGCGGACATGAACGGCGCACACTTTTATGTTCTTCACATCACAATTTCTGTTGCAAGGCGGGTTCGGTTTAGCTCCTGTCTGTCAACGTCGTTACGGCCCAGTGCCGGATAAGCAAGCCGACCAGAGGCCTTCCCGAGCCGCTCACAGGGAGCGTGACCACCGGGCTCCTCCGAGGGCTTAGCCAACACACTCGCCAGCCACGCTGGGCCCCCAAACAACCGACGAGGCGGTGTTCTGACGACATGCACTACCGGTCCACGTGCCGCTCGGCGGTTCCGTGCATGGAGACGAGGTCTGGGTTGGACTCTGCTGCTGATCAGCGCCACGGCGGCACTTCCCAAGGCGGCATAGACCGCAGGAACAGCGGTtacgccagtggttctcaacctttttggggtcctggaccccctgcgtatttttgatctaccctgaggacccctccacctgatcttgggggaggggggttgcaatttgatagaaacagtagaaactgcattttagattgcattatagcatttattcactctttggggcaaaaataagagctttcagttgtaacttagatatagttaacaaaacagaattcttgtgcagtaactttcagagatatgtaacaaaacagaatatgtattcggtaactttcagatatatgtaacaacagaatttttatgcagtaacttttaacaatgcaaacgggagcgagagctcttattaaaatacaataaattacacttgtgaaacagatgtaattagaggaaaAAGTCCTGttgccctttatagtttaggtagataaaggtctcagtcacatttgagtaaaataatcctatttctataaatgtcataggatctttttcttaaagatattttattttcacggaccccttgcaattacaccacggaccactaggggtccgcggacccccggttgagaaacactgcgttcCGCCAGCCCCTAAAGCCCCATGGCGGGGCCTCGCCAGCCGGCTCTTCACTACCTGAACTATGACCTTTATGGACTTGTAATAAGGCGGAGATTGTGTTGGGGATGGGGATTGTGTTGGGATGAGTTAGTTAATTAAACAAACGCAAAGACTTTAACGGTTAATTTGCAGAGGACGACTTTAGCTTGACCGCGGGATACACGTCACGCTATGCGGCTAAAGACACGCTAGCAACGCGAGTGTGCAAATGACGCAGCATTTTTGCAAACATTTAAATCGTCGTCGAATACGAACCCACTGGCTCACAATGCTCCCGTACAAATAGCTACAACATGAAGTCGGTCGTGCGATGGTGTTTGGGGTCCTACCAGGCAATTATACAGAAAATAACTCTTTGTCgcgaccttcttcttcttcttcttcttcttcttcttcgttgtcTGCTGCtgcttcctttcttcttcttcttcttcttcttcttcttcttcttcttcttcttcttcttcttcttcttcttcttctctcggtattactggcggatcgcaaacaactttaaggtgcataccgccacctgctgtacaagagtgtgtaactTCAAGACACTTTACCCTATTtcttaaattctacccatcaaccttgtgtcacttaaagaaaacgctgaacaCGTAATATTATATTGTAACATGTAATATTATATTGTAACATGTAATATTATATTGTAACATGTACTATTATATTGTAACATGTAATATTATGTTGTAACATGTAATATTATATTGTAACATGTactattatattgtaacgtgtaaTATTATATTGTAACATGTAATATTATGTTGTAACATGTAATATTATGTTGTAACATGTAATATtatattgtaacatgtatgaagtggaaagagaaaggttacaAGGATAAAGCccgagaggcgggacgggagtggaatctgatggggatactgggaacaggaggaaagggagagggattaaaatcaccaggaaggcactctttaCTTTCTTAACTCCACAGGTCTCACACTTATCAGTGTCtcttccccccattataaacaaagtgccatttaatcctgtgtggcCCAATCTTAGTCTCGTTACTATGATCtcctcccttctgttcctttctttataGTTCTTTGTTATGACAGAGTTTTGTATTTTGTCATATccccttcctttctggtcttcctcccaccttttctGCTATATCGCCACTCCTTTCCTCTTAATCactgcttttccttctccttttccaagtggaactgaCACTGTTACTTCTTTTTTGCAATGCCCTTTTTGCTAGTTTACCTGCACGCTCGTTCCCTTTCAGTCCCTCGTGTGCTGGTACCCAACACAACTGTACATCTATACCACCTCTGTGTAGTCTTAGCAAATTGTGATAAATGTCAAACGATTAAATCTTCTCTGACAGTTTTTGTTGACTGTATACTTTCCAAGGCTGCTACTGAGTCTGTACATATCACCACCCTATCAGGTGTGACCTCTTCAACCCACTGTAACCCAATAATGACTGCCACTATTTCTGCTGTCTATACTGATAACTGGTCAGACATTCTTCTGGAAGCAGATATTTTAAACCCAGGGACGGACACACCGATTCCCACACATTCCCGTTTGCTCTTGGAACCACCTGTGTTGATTTTGATATAACTGTGATAACTATTACTCAGTACACACTTGTTTTAACTCCCACTTCATTCATTCACCATTCTCTTTTCTTTCCCAGAATACTCGTGTCTGTCTTTACTTGTGGGAATAGCCAAGGGGGTATGCTGGTAAATGGGGTGGACCTGGTGAACTCTAAGTCCTCCATTCCATATGTCCACACTCTTTCGTCTCTTGCCCACCCAAACCCATACCTCTGGAACTTGGAATATTCCCAACAATCCTGTAACGTCTTCTTTGTTAGGTCTTCTTCCCCACTTCCTTTTAATCTGAGCCAATATGCAAGTGTGAGTTTCTCTCTTCTTACCTCCAGGGGTGTCCCTCATGCTTCTATTAGTACTGCATTACTGGGGATTGACTTAACAGCTCCTATACATATGTGTAGTGCTCTATACTGTAGTCTGTCCACTTTTTGCAATGACGTCTTTGCTGCTGCTCCATATACTAAACATCTGTaatctatagttgacctcataacCACCCTATAAATGTCAAGTAATGACTGTTTATCTGCCCCCCAGTCACAGCCAGCCACGGCTCGTAATACATTTGTGacttttttgcattttgtttccAGGTGTTTGATATGTGCTCTCCATATATATTTGCTATCTAGCCATAGGCCCAGGTACTTAAATTCAGCCATCCTCTCCAACGGCTGACCATATAATGTTAAATTCTCAGCATCAATCTTGCGCTCATTTGAGAACATCATGTAACAAGACTTGGTTGTTGACAATTTGAACCCCCACTCTTATGACCACTTCTCCACTTTCTCTATTGTTTCCCCTATATTCTTTAACACATATGGCACATTCCTTCCCCTCATCCATATGGCCCCATCGTCTGCATACAGCGCTGATTTGATGCATCCGTCTAGATTTGTAAATATCTCATTAGTCATTACGTTGAACAACAGAGGGCTGACTGCACTCCCCTGGGGAATACCATAATCCAATTATACGTCTTCCCTCCAACACCCATTTTACTTAATTTGATAAGCAGCCCTTCCCTCAACATAGTCTTCTTATTCTAATTCTAATTCTGCTTCTTGTTTCCTCGGCATTCAGGTGTGCATTATTGCCACACACTGATCTGGAGTGTGAACTACAGCGCTGCCCTCTGTAATACCCCCACCAAATAAGGAAATACAATcaaaacaacaaacacaacagATATAATTAAATGGGAAAAAAGAACCAAATTAACACAAATAAATAATACTAACATCATATAATAGGAagatgcactgttttattaaaaCAGACAGACTATCAAGAGAacgttatgacgttacttagcaacATGAATACTTCTGAGGCCTGGAAACGAGATCCAGGTAGTGGACCCCAACATTACGTTGGGGTCCCTCTtggaaaagtcatcacgtttctaatgttggggtccctattggaaaagtcatcacgtttctagtgttggggtccctctaggaaaagtcatcatgtttctaatgttggggtccctctaggaaaagtcatcacatttctagtgttggggtccctctaggaaaagtcatcacgtttctagtgttggggtccctctaggaaaagtcatcacgtttctagtgttggggtccctcttggaaaattcatcacgtttctaatgttggggtccctctaggaaaagtcatcacgtttctaatgttggggtccctctaggaaaagtcatcacgtttctagtgttggggtccctctaggaaaagtcatcacgtttctaatgttgaggtccctctaggaaaagtcatcacgtttctagtgttggggtccctcttggaaaagtcatcacgtttctactgttggggtccctcttggaaaagtcatcacgtttctaatgttggggtccctctaggaaaagtcatcacgtttctaatgttgaggtcgctctaggaaaagtcatcacgtttctaatgtagGGGTCCATCTtggaaaagtcatcacgtttctaatgttggggtccctctaggaaaagtcatcacgtttctaatgtagGGGTCCCTCTtggaaaagtcatcacgtttctaatgttggggtccctcttgGAAAAGTCATCACGTCAGGTTGAAAAAAGACCATTTAGTctttcctcagctgtttaacactgTTATGGGCCTTTTGACAGAAAGGTGAATTAAATGTGgttaattggttgattgattcAATAAGGGGGGGGTTACTTTTTCCACACAGGGTCACTTGGTGTTGGAGAACATTTTTCCTTACATAAAATTGTCATTTAAAAACTATTTTGATTTTAACCGGGTTCTCTTGGGGTTCatcttgtgggagtgcaggaatgaggagacggagagatcgagttgagtcaatcccgtttactcgccatacaaaacgacaccgatataGCACAACCTCTCCTGGCAACccgctaaccaaccgctaggctgctgcaaacatggctccgccccggaaaccCTGAGCCAGGGGTGCCcatctccaggcctcgagggccgcagtgtctgcaggtatttgttgcagccatgcactacaccagctgatttaactcattcctttccctccttggtccaagaggtgagctaattagttaaatcaggtggtgtagtgcatggctgcaacaaatacctgcagacactgcggccctcgaggcctggagatgGGCACCCCagctctaagcagtgcctacgtcagcactctgaacgtccgccttaaaggagcagcagcccgtggtgaatctaccctcaaatgtgtatcaccgcAATATTACATTTTGTGTGAAGATGTGAAAGTGACATTTTCATGGCCCTGTACTTAATTCTATAATTGTATTACACAAGTTGAGCAAATTCACATTTTTTGTCTCTTTATCGCAAGTCACAGGTATTCCTCTGCGTTTTCCTGACAGACCACGTGTGTTTCCTCAGTCTGCTCTGGAGCTGAAAGCATTTTTAATGGCCAACACCAAATGTTCCACTCTTTCCCAAAAGTTCTTCTTCTAGTTTTTTTCTACCCCCCAGTTTAACAAAGCCACCACACAACAGCATCACTGAGACCCACGGTCCCGAACATGCTTCCACCAGCGTAAGATTTCCCATTCTCATTATGAACGCAGTGATTACATCGTTGGGTGTGTGACCTAATTTATACCATCATGTTGaagagcaacaaaaaaacaaaactgtgtaGCACAGATCAGTTTGTTTCCACAAACTTCTCATGTTGTTGACATCTGACACTACTGATCATTACACACACTACAAATGTGATGATTCAGATCACTCTCACAGTGGGTAATCCATGTTAACTGACACTTTACCCCACCCCTGACCATCACCCTCTCTGGGCCATCGTCAACCATCTTACCACCGTCTCCGTCCACGGGACGTCGTTCAACCAAACCCGGTGAATACAGGTAGTTTCTCTACGTCACAACTGTTTGGGCTGTTTTTGGTAGTAAAATCACAATAACTCAACTGCATGAATTTCAACTTGGCTGTTCCTCACAGGTGATTCTCTCATAGGCAGCCACAGCCAGGTCTTGCAGCATtcaagaggaaaacaggaagtacTCATATTGTTGTTCTGGTTAAAATGACAAACTCTCTTAAAAGCACAACAGCGTTTGTTGGGAAAGACTTTAATTGAACATTGGTGTAAAAGTGATACTACCTACTACTTTGCCCTATTGGCCTAGCAATCTGACATCCTCCAGGAACATCTGAGTAACTACTCAAATTCTACACAAAATGCACAGACATTCCCAACCACATAGATCATAAACACAGAAAACTCATGACATTTTTTACTTGGAGGGTAAATGAAAATCCTCAACTCTATGCCATCCACAATCCAACCACTTCTCGCTTATGCTTGATAAAACTGCGTTAAGGAGTGCAGTACATGCCGGATTattatcatgtttttttttttttttacttaggcTGTGTCAAATATCTCTCCGCCACAGCTGTCTGGATCAGTTGAATGGTACAAACAATGTAAACACAAGAAATGGCAGTTTCGTTTTTGCACTGGCAACATAAAATGCTACAGGGTACACAGCAGCTATTTACATTGTATGGAAACCTGTGAAAGCTCTTATCAGGATGGTTCATTTACGACATTTTTcccattcaacacacacacacacacatcccaccaGGCGTCAAAACAAGAAAATGCAAAAGCAGGTTAATGTGCCAGCAGCTCATTATTTCAAAACAGCTGCAGTCCAGATTTCAATTTGTTGACATCACTTGGAGTCCATCGGCCATCAGTTGTTCCCTGCGGCGCTGCAACTCCTGGAGCATGGCGTTGTGTGGTGCTCTCCAAGTCAACTGGCTGGTCAAACACAGTCATTGTGGAATAATTGTCCACCATGAAGCATGATGGGTCTTCTGACTGTCCCGGGACTTTACCAAGAGGATAATTCTTCCACGGGATTTTATCTGTGCAAATCTGCCAGGGAGAACCCTTGAGCATTCTGGTCTTTTCAGCCAGACTATCTGCATCCAGGTGCTCCGGTAAAGGCTCACTTCTCTCCAAGTCCTTCTGTGAACGCCAAGGTTGGGCCTGGTGCCCAGAATTCTGTAGCTTCTCATGCAAGCTCTCTAGTGTATAAATGGGCTGTCCTCTTGACTCTGGGGTAGGATTACTTTCCAAATGTGCATCCTGAGTATAAATGGCGCAGAGCTGGAGCAGCTTCTGCCGGGTATCCAAAGGCAACGGATGCTCCATGTTGTCCAGGATCAGCTGAAGCAGGTGAGGTGTGCTGAAACACGGAGCgtccagacaggcagagagaagcTGCTGCCACCTCAACTGGATGCGGTTGACATAAATCTTTTCCTTCATTCTGGGTTTGTGTTGACCCTTTGTTTTAAATTGGTGTTCAGATCTGTCGGTATTGCAAAGTATGACCTCAGAGATCCAAGCGGAAATGTAAAAGGATCTGCGACTATCGGGCTCTCTGGAAATCTGATGCAGTTCAACAAAGAGTTTCTCGAGAAATAGATGAATAAAAGATGGTGAGTTGAGCATCTTCAGGAGCGGCAACCAAAAACTTAGAACTAATGGAGGAAGTTGTGGGAAGGTGGAACTCGCATCTTCAGATGCTTCGCAGTCCAGTGAGACCAACTGTTCAACGGTGGGAACTAGAAAACCATCCTCCATTAACACATCAATCAGTATTTCACTGGACTCCGAAGCAAACTGTTTGACCTGAGCTAGGATCCAGCTCATGTCTGCAGAGGGGGCTGGCCAAACACTCTTCTCTACGTCATCGGGGAGGGTGTCGAATACCTGGTACTGCTCCTTTTCAAAAGATATCAAAGCGTCCCGTATTCTCTTGTAGGTCTCAACCTCTTTCTGCCTCGCAATGTACTCATCCTCTTGGCGtttcagttcctcctcctcctcttcatcgccATCTGAATGCAAATCCCAGTTGTGATTTAG
It encodes:
- the crebzf gene encoding CREB/ATF bZIP transcription factor isoform X1, which codes for MITRRKGLTLNNVVQHLDGELTDAIETVESLQSPSEWLPTEDANSELDDLFGIEDFKWTFERDTDSPFFDMGLGMYSSKDRDSSIASKTPSPERVSSDSKTKRRHSPSGHIINKNAIAARLNRLKKKEYINGLEKQVGFLSTENHMLKQENSQLTKRVEELEDETRYLRAVLANESMLAQLLSRLSGVNGMKLSSSLLQGPNSNDYDHDYALPRKRVKVEEKETSAGVCLHVDKNHVSVEFCTKCAESASSSLKIFLLGHG
- the crebzf gene encoding CREB/ATF bZIP transcription factor isoform X2, which encodes MITRRKGLTLNNVVQHLDGELTDAIETVESLQSPSEWLPTEDANSELDDLFGIEDFKWTFERDTDSPFFDMGLGMYSSKDRDSSIASKTPSPERVSSDSKTKRRHSPSGHIINKNAIAARLNRLKKKEYINGLEKQVGFLSTENHMLKQENSQLTKRVEELEDETRYLRAVLANESMLAQLLSRLSGVNGMKLSSSLLQGPNSNDYDHDYALPRKRVKVEEKETSAGVCLHVDKNHVSVEFCTKCAESASSSLKM
- the las1l gene encoding ribosomal biogenesis protein LAS1L; its protein translation is MKRKGSEKNRHVVAWNNKAEWDQVLEYLYSKDCALQKYALHRISAWKGRYANSTPVAVESTADLVRCQVLDKSGQLDGDDLVLLYGMALVRFVNLMTERQQGRVARPLRLLAGKIKIPEWIVDLRHDFTHRKLPTLNWCRKGCKVVLDWLQQEYWSRQLGSGLNHNWDLHSDGDEEEEEELKRQEDEYIARQKEVETYKRIRDALISFEKEQYQVFDTLPDDVEKSVWPAPSADMSWILAQVKQFASESSEILIDVLMEDGFLVPTVEQLVSLDCEASEDASSTFPQLPPLVLSFWLPLLKMLNSPSFIHLFLEKLFVELHQISREPDSRRSFYISAWISEVILCNTDRSEHQFKTKGQHKPRMKEKIYVNRIQLRWQQLLSACLDAPCFSTPHLLQLILDNMEHPLPLDTRQKLLQLCAIYTQDAHLESNPTPESRGQPIYTLESLHEKLQNSGHQAQPWRSQKDLERSEPLPEHLDADSLAEKTRMLKGSPWQICTDKIPWKNYPLGKVPGQSEDPSCFMVDNYSTMTVFDQPVDLESTTQRHAPGVAAPQGTTDGRWTPSDVNKLKSGLQLF